From one Streptomyces sp. R41 genomic stretch:
- a CDS encoding GNAT family N-acetyltransferase — protein sequence MTPLKEQPGLVWPTATVRDSYLAGERADCEAEGRSTEWLGPAGDDFEAFVAQRRGVRERWGVPSTVFWYVSGEHYLGTLVVRHSLTPELAEVGGHVGYHVVTPWRRQGHATRMLAAGLAECRRLGLDRVLLTCDADNEPSRRVIRANGGVPDGRAQGEDRFWITLGAAGAAGAA from the coding sequence ATGACCCCTTTGAAGGAACAGCCCGGTCTCGTCTGGCCGACAGCGACGGTGCGGGACTCGTACCTGGCAGGTGAGCGTGCCGACTGCGAGGCGGAAGGACGCAGCACGGAGTGGCTCGGACCGGCGGGCGACGACTTCGAGGCGTTCGTCGCACAGCGGCGCGGCGTGCGGGAACGTTGGGGTGTCCCGTCCACCGTCTTCTGGTACGTCTCGGGTGAGCACTACCTCGGCACGCTCGTCGTCCGGCACAGCCTGACACCGGAACTGGCCGAGGTCGGCGGCCATGTCGGCTACCACGTCGTCACACCGTGGCGCCGACAGGGCCACGCCACGAGGATGCTCGCGGCGGGGCTCGCCGAATGCCGCCGTCTGGGCCTCGACCGCGTCCTGCTGACCTGCGACGCCGACAACGAACCGTCACGTCGGGTCATCCGGGCCAACGGCGGTGTGCCAGACGGTCGGGCACAGGGTGAGGACCGCTTCTGGATCACCCTTGGAGCCGCTGGAGCCGCCGGAGCGGCTTGA
- a CDS encoding DUF397 domain-containing protein — MSPTLHWQKSSFSGGDEDEDCLEIASSPTSLHLRESDHPTTILSPTPGALRALLNAVKA; from the coding sequence ATGTCCCCCACTCTCCACTGGCAGAAGTCGTCGTTCTCTGGAGGCGACGAAGATGAAGACTGCCTGGAAATAGCCTCCTCCCCCACCAGCCTCCACCTCCGAGAAAGCGACCACCCCACCACGATCCTCAGCCCAACCCCCGGCGCCCTCCGCGCCCTGCTCAACGCGGTGAAAGCCTGA
- a CDS encoding response regulator transcription factor, with protein MAEHSTPKHRLLVVEDEASIRALLESTLRLTGFEVSSADSGASALREVERFGPDLILLDVMLPDLDGFEVTRAMRAGGNNTPVLFLTARIDVSDRIAGLRSGGDDYVTKPFSIEEVLLRIRAILRRIGTEEPPSGDAGENLLLFADLRLDEAAHEVHRADQYVPLSPTEFQLLAYLMANANRVLSRTQIVQHVWGYDFAGDSRIVETYVKYLRKKIDRFDPPLIHTVRGIGYCLRLPREHEHDRTTERTVGHDRTADRTAGR; from the coding sequence ATGGCCGAGCACTCCACGCCCAAGCACAGACTCCTCGTCGTGGAGGACGAGGCGAGCATTCGCGCCCTGTTGGAGTCCACGCTGCGGCTCACCGGGTTCGAGGTGAGCAGCGCGGACTCCGGCGCGTCCGCCCTGCGGGAGGTCGAGCGGTTCGGCCCGGATCTGATCCTGCTCGACGTGATGCTGCCCGACCTGGACGGTTTCGAGGTGACCCGGGCGATGCGGGCGGGCGGCAACAACACACCCGTACTGTTCCTGACCGCGCGCATCGACGTGTCCGACCGCATCGCCGGGCTGAGGTCCGGCGGGGACGACTACGTCACCAAGCCCTTCAGCATCGAGGAGGTGCTGCTGCGGATCCGGGCGATCCTGCGCCGCATCGGCACGGAGGAGCCGCCGTCCGGCGACGCGGGCGAGAACCTCCTGCTCTTCGCCGACCTGCGGCTCGACGAGGCCGCGCACGAGGTGCACCGCGCGGACCAGTACGTGCCGCTCTCCCCCACCGAGTTCCAACTGCTCGCCTACCTCATGGCCAACGCCAACCGGGTGCTGAGCCGGACACAGATCGTCCAGCATGTGTGGGGCTACGACTTCGCCGGTGACTCGCGCATCGTCGAGACGTACGTCAAGTACCTGCGCAAGAAGATCGACCGCTTCGATCCGCCGCTCATCCACACGGTCCGCGGAATCGGGTACTGCCTGCGGCTGCCCCGCGAGCACGAACACGACCGGACCACGGAACGGACTGTCGGCCACGACCGGACCGCGGACCGGACCGCCGGCCGGTGA
- a CDS encoding ATP-binding protein yields the protein MPEYALLCPPLATSPCIARDFVASVLRAQRLDALVDTATLCTSELVTNACVHAKGDGSALWLSVEPSRVRVIVYDGDENPPVTRELTPEGWEQGGRGLHLVDALTDGRWGAVPSHPEGKAVWFDLSMPR from the coding sequence ATGCCCGAATACGCCCTCCTCTGCCCACCCCTCGCCACATCCCCGTGCATCGCCCGCGACTTCGTCGCCTCCGTCCTCCGCGCTCAAAGGCTCGACGCCCTCGTCGACACGGCAACGCTCTGCACCTCCGAACTCGTCACGAACGCCTGTGTGCACGCGAAGGGCGACGGCTCGGCCCTGTGGCTGTCCGTGGAGCCCTCGCGGGTGCGCGTCATCGTGTACGACGGTGACGAGAATCCGCCGGTGACAAGGGAGCTCACCCCCGAGGGGTGGGAACAGGGCGGCCGCGGATTACACCTGGTGGACGCCCTCACGGACGGCCGCTGGGGCGCCGTCCCGTCTCACCCGGAGGGCAAGGCGGTGTGGTTCGACCTGTCCATGCCGAGGTGA
- a CDS encoding protein kinase, which produces MRGRRLDNRYELIELLGSGGMGEVWRVRDEELDREVAVKILLAARDDNADRDEALARFRREARVAASLDSPHIVAVHDHGTDGDSPYLVMALVEGRTLEEIVRESGRVPVEDALRWIADVCRGLSAAHSAGVVHRDIKPANVMVTTDGTAKIVDFGIAKFTEFRATDPRLTHTGQLPFGSVQYMAPERFHQRRGDGRTDLYAVGCVLYELLVGRPPFVGDAAGIMYNHLHDEPLRPSRARTELTPAVDRLVLDLMAKDPDDRPADAEAALARIEAVVQPPAPPAPTPAPEPEPAPAPAPAPAPAPAPAVIRESGPEDAKPPAPTPQRVSREVAKELPRRPRRTPVLATAAALLAVGIPAGIGLGMSSSDGDDSDGQGQAPAVGKTSAAPTTYTLGVGYAWGEDEDGQVPKIRTQVVRAALKEAERRAKRKIPVNVSAVEDYGQTPAEKLLEQHPGMIAMVGDIGDFASAKVDWSPQMAMVDTCRDGGRPDYEYALPATEFEVGQQAGRYLKGAYGVGKVVETSDSYWDTDTDKDTFGHGLRAAGLTALPLPAQKESDDMTASGIAADLNTSRPDAVTVADLRAGGGEENIVPAVRSRGTLIAVHASYASACDISDDFEMFAREDRQLPDGSLRFRTFNVEAQKPDCTDFPKLCTDDAELKKLLKYRGTAELYDATLAVAAGIDQVLGDGDGERPGADSARTQLRATLETVETDGLLGHYAFKGHQAQGRPVWVDRLVGGRWKQLGTVERLTG; this is translated from the coding sequence GTGCGCGGACGACGACTCGACAACCGATACGAACTGATCGAACTCCTCGGCTCCGGCGGCATGGGCGAGGTCTGGCGGGTCCGGGACGAGGAGCTGGACCGTGAGGTGGCGGTCAAGATCCTTCTCGCGGCGAGGGACGACAACGCCGACCGCGACGAGGCGCTCGCGCGGTTCCGGCGCGAGGCCCGGGTCGCCGCATCCCTGGACAGTCCCCACATCGTCGCCGTGCACGATCACGGGACGGACGGCGACAGCCCGTACCTCGTGATGGCGCTCGTCGAGGGGCGCACGCTGGAGGAGATCGTCCGGGAGAGCGGGCGCGTCCCGGTCGAGGACGCGCTGCGGTGGATCGCGGATGTGTGCCGGGGGCTGAGCGCCGCTCACTCCGCCGGCGTCGTGCACCGGGACATCAAGCCCGCCAACGTCATGGTCACCACAGACGGCACCGCCAAGATCGTCGACTTCGGGATCGCCAAGTTCACCGAATTCCGGGCCACCGACCCGCGGTTGACGCACACCGGTCAGCTTCCCTTCGGCAGCGTTCAGTACATGGCACCCGAGCGCTTCCACCAGCGGCGGGGGGACGGCCGTACCGACCTGTATGCCGTGGGGTGCGTGCTCTACGAACTCCTCGTCGGCAGACCCCCGTTCGTCGGTGACGCGGCGGGCATCATGTACAACCATCTGCACGACGAGCCCCTGCGGCCGAGCCGGGCTCGTACCGAACTCACCCCCGCCGTCGACCGGTTGGTCCTCGACCTCATGGCCAAGGACCCGGACGACCGGCCCGCGGACGCGGAGGCGGCGCTCGCGCGCATCGAAGCGGTGGTGCAGCCGCCGGCCCCTCCTGCTCCCACACCGGCTCCGGAACCGGAACCGGCACCGGCACCCGCACCCGCACCCGCACCCGCACCCGCACCCGCAGTCATACGGGAATCAGGCCCCGAAGACGCCAAACCGCCCGCGCCCACCCCGCAGCGGGTGTCCAGGGAGGTCGCGAAGGAACTCCCGCGCCGCCCTCGCCGCACCCCCGTGCTCGCGACCGCCGCCGCGCTCCTCGCCGTCGGCATTCCCGCCGGGATCGGCCTGGGCATGTCGTCCTCGGACGGCGACGACAGCGACGGCCAGGGCCAGGCCCCCGCCGTCGGGAAGACCTCGGCCGCCCCGACGACGTACACGCTCGGCGTGGGTTACGCCTGGGGAGAGGACGAGGACGGACAGGTGCCCAAGATCCGCACCCAGGTCGTCAGGGCCGCGCTCAAGGAGGCCGAGCGGCGGGCGAAGCGGAAGATTCCCGTGAACGTCAGCGCCGTGGAGGACTACGGGCAGACACCGGCCGAGAAGCTGCTGGAGCAGCACCCAGGGATGATCGCCATGGTCGGCGACATCGGGGACTTCGCCAGCGCCAAGGTCGACTGGTCGCCGCAGATGGCGATGGTCGACACCTGTCGAGACGGTGGACGCCCGGACTACGAATACGCCCTGCCCGCAACGGAGTTCGAGGTGGGGCAGCAGGCGGGCCGCTATCTCAAGGGGGCGTACGGCGTCGGCAAGGTCGTGGAGACCTCGGACAGTTACTGGGACACGGACACCGACAAGGACACCTTCGGGCACGGGTTGCGCGCGGCCGGGCTGACCGCGCTGCCGTTGCCCGCGCAGAAGGAGTCCGACGACATGACCGCGAGCGGGATCGCGGCGGACCTGAACACCTCGCGGCCGGACGCCGTGACCGTGGCGGATCTGCGGGCCGGCGGCGGGGAGGAGAACATCGTCCCGGCCGTGCGGAGCCGTGGCACGCTGATCGCCGTCCACGCCAGTTACGCGTCAGCCTGCGACATCTCGGACGACTTCGAGATGTTCGCCAGGGAGGACAGGCAACTGCCCGACGGCAGTCTCCGTTTCCGTACCTTCAACGTCGAGGCGCAGAAGCCAGACTGCACGGATTTCCCCAAGCTGTGCACGGACGACGCCGAGCTGAAGAAACTGCTGAAGTACCGCGGCACGGCCGAGCTGTACGACGCCACGCTCGCCGTCGCCGCCGGGATCGACCAGGTGCTCGGCGACGGAGACGGTGAGCGGCCGGGCGCCGACAGCGCTCGTACTCAGCTGCGGGCCACCCTGGAGACGGTCGAGACCGACGGGCTCCTCGGGCACTACGCCTTCAAGGGGCATCAGGCGCAGGGCCGTCCGGTGTGGGTCGACCGCCTCGTGGGCGGCAGGTGGAAGCAGCTGGGGACGGTCGAGCGGCTCACCGGGTGA
- a CDS encoding sensor histidine kinase, with product MKPRSLRRRLVLGITVVATAAVLAAEVIGFVVLRSWLMDGLDDQLTGFRTPVKAYADAVSGHGFPSRFTTPGSLPSDFRVSFYDSDGRLLSASLGDPQPSAPDLSSDADDLGLTAGRPTTVPATSGGGHWRVVLRNGPDGMKAVVALPMDTVDGATSKILLVDGVLLALTIACVVLLGRWVVRLGLLPLTRMEHTAADITDGNLDLRLHDTDERTETGRLGRVLNTMLERLQGALRERETSEARLRRFVADAGHELRTPLTTIQGFAELALRHEQQSAEGRREANRLIAQNAERMSLLVDDLQLLAQLDQEPSYRRDPVDLLSLAADAVSAAALGSGGRPIGLDPLRRGDELELVETVGDPHRLRQVVENLLSNARTHTPAGTPVHVRVGAVRAGPDTGGADRPGRVGASPPLPYGTAVGVMEIADEGPGLDPEDAQRVFERFYRVDRSRSRSHSQGGSGLGLAIAAAIAQGHGGRLELDTAPGKGCTFRLVLPRS from the coding sequence ATGAAGCCGCGCTCCCTGCGGCGCCGTCTCGTCCTCGGCATCACCGTCGTCGCCACCGCAGCGGTGCTGGCCGCCGAGGTCATCGGCTTCGTCGTCCTGCGGTCCTGGCTGATGGACGGCCTCGACGACCAGCTCACCGGCTTCCGCACGCCCGTCAAGGCGTACGCCGACGCGGTGAGCGGACACGGGTTCCCGAGCAGGTTCACCACCCCCGGCTCCCTGCCCTCCGACTTCCGGGTCTCCTTCTACGACTCCGACGGCCGCCTCCTGAGCGCCTCGCTCGGCGACCCACAGCCGTCGGCACCCGACCTGTCGTCCGACGCCGACGACCTCGGCCTGACCGCGGGGCGGCCCACCACCGTGCCCGCCACGTCGGGTGGCGGCCACTGGCGGGTCGTCCTGCGGAACGGCCCCGACGGCATGAAGGCCGTCGTCGCGCTGCCCATGGACACAGTGGACGGTGCCACCTCCAAGATCCTCCTGGTGGACGGCGTACTGCTCGCCCTCACCATCGCCTGCGTCGTGCTGCTCGGTCGCTGGGTCGTACGGCTCGGGCTGCTGCCGCTGACCCGGATGGAACACACCGCCGCGGACATCACCGACGGCAACCTCGACCTGCGGCTGCACGACACCGACGAGCGCACCGAGACCGGGCGGCTCGGCCGGGTCCTGAACACCATGCTCGAACGGCTCCAGGGTGCCCTGCGCGAACGCGAGACCTCCGAGGCCAGGCTGCGCCGCTTCGTCGCCGACGCCGGACACGAACTGCGTACGCCGCTGACCACGATCCAGGGCTTCGCCGAACTGGCACTGCGCCACGAGCAGCAGTCCGCCGAGGGCAGACGCGAGGCGAACCGGCTGATCGCCCAGAACGCGGAACGCATGAGCCTGCTCGTCGACGACCTGCAACTGCTCGCCCAACTCGACCAGGAACCCTCTTACCGCCGGGATCCCGTCGACCTCCTCTCGCTGGCCGCCGACGCCGTGAGCGCCGCCGCCCTGGGCAGCGGCGGCCGCCCGATCGGCCTCGATCCGCTGCGCAGGGGGGACGAGTTGGAGCTGGTGGAGACCGTCGGCGATCCGCACCGGCTGCGGCAGGTCGTCGAGAACCTGCTGTCCAACGCGCGGACGCACACTCCCGCGGGCACCCCGGTCCACGTACGCGTCGGAGCGGTTCGGGCCGGCCCGGACACCGGTGGGGCGGACCGGCCCGGCCGCGTCGGCGCGTCACCGCCTCTGCCGTACGGAACTGCCGTCGGCGTAATGGAGATCGCCGACGAGGGGCCGGGGCTCGACCCCGAGGACGCCCAGCGCGTCTTCGAGCGCTTCTACCGGGTGGACCGGTCCCGGTCCCGGTCGCACAGCCAGGGCGGCAGCGGGCTCGGGCTCGCCATCGCCGCCGCGATCGCGCAGGGGCACGGCGGCCGGCTGGAACTGGACACCGCGCCGGGGAAGGGCTGTACGTTCCGGCTGGTCCTCCCGCGGTCCTGA
- a CDS encoding transglutaminase domain-containing protein codes for MTSRLLMPCRRSDAVRVRTPEPVPGSTRPTAILDWEHPVVRELVERIPANGDVRESLRQAHGTIAREVRPVYSVDDLRRASRTLELGRGSCSQRMAVLEAVARALDVPTRVRGLLVDGSFWYPRFPRLKPLVPEQVLLAWPEFLLEEEWVPIAELFGTLTELSAASGGFTNKGGETLFDAVARTAVDSDGGTAASCAGAPGTVCDLSAQVRLDLGHFTSRDELFARHGQTLCLAARTLAEPVLGRWSAGARVGRG; via the coding sequence ATGACCAGCCGCTTGTTGATGCCGTGCCGACGCTCGGATGCCGTACGGGTCAGGACGCCCGAGCCCGTACCCGGCTCGACCCGGCCCACCGCGATCCTGGACTGGGAACACCCGGTCGTCCGGGAGTTGGTGGAGCGGATCCCGGCGAACGGCGACGTCCGCGAGTCGCTGCGCCAGGCCCACGGGACCATCGCGCGCGAGGTGCGGCCCGTGTATTCCGTGGACGACCTGCGCCGCGCCTCAAGGACACTGGAGCTCGGGCGCGGGTCGTGCAGCCAGCGGATGGCGGTGCTCGAAGCGGTCGCGCGGGCGCTGGACGTTCCCACCCGGGTGCGGGGACTGCTGGTGGACGGCTCCTTCTGGTATCCGCGCTTCCCTCGCCTCAAGCCGCTCGTACCGGAGCAGGTCCTGCTGGCATGGCCCGAGTTCCTCCTGGAAGAGGAATGGGTCCCGATCGCCGAGCTCTTCGGAACCCTGACCGAGCTGAGCGCGGCGTCCGGCGGCTTCACCAACAAGGGCGGTGAGACCCTCTTCGACGCGGTGGCCCGTACGGCGGTGGACTCGGACGGCGGGACGGCCGCGAGCTGCGCCGGCGCCCCGGGCACCGTCTGCGACCTCTCAGCCCAAGTCCGCCTGGACCTCGGCCACTTCACCTCCCGCGACGAACTCTTCGCCCGGCACGGCCAGACCCTGTGCCTGGCGGCACGGACACTCGCGGAGCCGGTGCTGGGGCGGTGGAGCGCGGGGGCTCGCGTCGGCAGGGGCTGA
- a CDS encoding helix-turn-helix domain-containing protein yields MPPRTIPTARQGRLGAELRKLREAAGVVSRDAAEFLGTSQAQISNIEAGKNGVSEERLRRLAMIYACDDAQLVDALADMANERDKGWWEEYRGVLTPKALDLAELEHHGSYIRTFQAVHIPGLLQTEDHVRAASAFVKPELAESDREIRVSFRMRRQAVLDSGTPYDAIIHEAALRMRVGGPKIARSQLEHLLKTSERESITLRVIPFTADGFAGAAHSMQYIGGVVPQLDTVQIDTAHGAEFIDATAQLQRYRARLERIDSAALTQDASLDLIRRIAQEL; encoded by the coding sequence ATGCCACCGAGGACCATCCCCACCGCACGTCAGGGGCGTCTTGGTGCGGAGTTGCGCAAGCTGCGCGAAGCCGCCGGTGTGGTGTCCCGGGACGCCGCCGAGTTCCTCGGCACGAGCCAGGCGCAGATCAGCAATATCGAGGCCGGGAAGAACGGGGTCAGCGAGGAGCGGTTGCGCAGGCTCGCCATGATCTACGCCTGCGATGACGCCCAACTCGTCGACGCGCTGGCCGACATGGCAAACGAGCGGGACAAGGGCTGGTGGGAGGAGTACCGAGGCGTACTGACTCCCAAGGCCCTTGACCTTGCCGAACTGGAACACCACGGTTCGTACATCCGCACCTTCCAGGCCGTGCACATCCCAGGCCTCCTGCAGACCGAGGATCACGTGCGAGCGGCCTCGGCCTTCGTGAAACCGGAGCTTGCGGAGAGTGACAGGGAGATCCGCGTCTCGTTCCGAATGCGGCGCCAGGCAGTACTCGACTCCGGGACGCCGTACGACGCGATCATCCACGAAGCTGCACTACGCATGCGCGTCGGTGGTCCCAAGATTGCCCGTAGCCAGCTCGAGCATCTCCTCAAGACGTCCGAGCGGGAGTCCATCACCCTTCGCGTGATCCCGTTCACCGCCGATGGTTTCGCGGGCGCGGCGCACTCCATGCAATACATCGGCGGAGTCGTCCCTCAACTGGACACTGTGCAGATCGACACCGCACACGGCGCCGAGTTCATCGACGCCACTGCCCAACTGCAGCGCTACCGCGCACGTCTCGAACGCATCGACAGCGCGGCGCTCACGCAAGACGCCTCACTCGACCTCATCCGCCGTATCGCCCAGGAACTGTGA
- a CDS encoding SAM-dependent methyltransferase, translated as MTSPLSGGSGAQSTKIDTSKPHPARMYDYFLGGKDNYEVDREAAEQFIKVAPEVRAGVRANRRFMHRAVRHVVAEGGVRQILDIGTGLPTEPNVHQIAHAIAPRTRIAYVDNDPIVSTHSRALMDGTDTSVVLADLRDPRAVLDHPDVRKVIDFDRPVALLLVAVVHFLPDAEDPYGIVATLRDALPTGSYLVLSHATGDIHEDRREDAASVYNKATATMNLRPHARVLDFFGDFTLVDPGLVQVPDWRPDEPPKHGAPPIGIYGGVARKND; from the coding sequence ATGACCTCTCCCCTCAGCGGCGGCAGCGGCGCCCAGTCGACGAAGATCGACACGAGCAAGCCCCACCCGGCCCGGATGTACGACTACTTCCTCGGCGGGAAGGACAACTACGAGGTCGACCGTGAGGCCGCCGAGCAGTTCATCAAGGTGGCCCCGGAGGTGCGGGCGGGCGTCCGCGCCAACCGGCGCTTCATGCACCGCGCCGTCCGGCACGTCGTCGCGGAGGGCGGCGTCCGGCAGATTCTCGACATCGGCACGGGCCTGCCCACCGAGCCCAATGTGCACCAGATCGCGCACGCCATCGCCCCACGGACCCGCATCGCCTACGTCGACAACGACCCGATCGTCAGCACGCACTCGAGGGCCCTCATGGACGGCACCGACACCTCCGTCGTCCTCGCCGACCTGCGTGATCCCCGGGCCGTCCTCGACCACCCCGACGTGCGCAAGGTCATCGACTTCGACCGGCCGGTGGCGCTGCTGCTGGTGGCGGTCGTGCACTTCCTCCCCGACGCGGAAGACCCGTACGGCATCGTCGCCACCCTCCGCGACGCGCTGCCCACCGGCTCCTACCTCGTCCTGTCGCACGCCACGGGCGACATCCACGAGGACCGGCGCGAGGACGCGGCGTCCGTCTACAACAAGGCCACCGCCACCATGAATCTCCGCCCTCACGCCCGGGTCCTGGACTTCTTCGGCGACTTCACCCTGGTCGACCCGGGCCTGGTCCAGGTCCCGGACTGGCGGCCCGACGAGCCCCCGAAGCACGGCGCCCCGCCGATCGGCATCTACGGCGGAGTGGCCCGCAAGAACGACTGA
- the lysA gene encoding diaminopimelate decarboxylase, with protein sequence MTVSLPSSLPSDPEALSRLLGTKDSDSSSGSDRDTDGLSVWPRSARPEADGDVSVGGVSLAEAADRFGTPVYVLDEQEVRERCRTYRTAFPEADVVYAAKAFLCRAVAHWVQEEGLGLDVCSAGELALAVTTGFPPERIVMHGNAKSPEDVRTALRLGVGRIVVDSTSEIARLAALTPADTRQKVMVRVVPGIAAGGHAKVRTGTGDQKFGLSITDGSAQHAVTRILDQPHLELVGLHCHIGSQIAAVKPYVAAVRRLVGLLARIRDQHGVALPQLNIGGGHAIAYRPGEEIMNVSVLAGRVRAELEDGCAQAQLPVPRLTLEPGRAVVGPAGVAVYRVLAVKRTAEHTFVAVDGGMSDNPRPALYGVRYAPRLIGRRSSASPRLVTVVGRHCEAGDVLAGEVALPGDVRPGDLLAVPAAGAYHLSMASGYNLVGRPPVVAVSDGMARVLVRRESLDDMSRRDIGL encoded by the coding sequence ATGACCGTTTCCCTTCCCTCGTCCCTGCCCTCGGATCCCGAGGCGCTGTCCCGCCTCCTCGGCACCAAGGACAGCGACAGCAGCAGTGGCAGTGACCGCGACACCGACGGTCTCTCCGTCTGGCCCCGCTCCGCCCGCCCCGAAGCCGACGGCGACGTCTCCGTCGGCGGCGTATCCCTCGCCGAGGCGGCCGACCGCTTCGGCACCCCCGTCTACGTGCTGGACGAGCAGGAAGTCCGGGAGCGCTGCCGCACGTACCGAACGGCGTTCCCCGAAGCCGATGTCGTCTACGCGGCCAAGGCCTTCCTGTGCCGTGCGGTCGCGCACTGGGTGCAGGAGGAGGGCCTCGGCCTGGACGTGTGCTCTGCGGGCGAGTTGGCGCTCGCCGTCACCACCGGCTTCCCCCCGGAGCGGATCGTGATGCACGGGAACGCCAAGAGCCCCGAGGACGTGCGCACCGCGCTGCGCCTCGGTGTCGGACGCATCGTCGTGGACAGCACCTCGGAGATCGCACGCCTTGCCGCGCTCACCCCTGCGGACACCCGCCAGAAGGTCATGGTGCGGGTGGTGCCCGGCATCGCGGCCGGCGGGCACGCCAAGGTGCGCACCGGCACCGGCGACCAGAAGTTCGGCCTGTCGATCACGGACGGGTCCGCGCAGCACGCCGTCACCCGGATACTCGACCAGCCGCACCTCGAACTCGTCGGTCTGCACTGCCACATCGGCTCGCAGATCGCCGCCGTCAAGCCGTACGTCGCCGCGGTGCGCCGGCTGGTCGGGCTGCTGGCCCGCATCCGCGACCAGCACGGCGTCGCCCTCCCTCAGCTGAACATCGGCGGCGGCCACGCCATCGCCTACCGGCCCGGCGAGGAGATCATGAACGTCTCCGTCCTGGCCGGCCGGGTCCGCGCCGAACTGGAGGACGGCTGCGCACAGGCCCAGCTGCCCGTGCCGCGGCTCACCCTGGAGCCGGGCCGGGCGGTCGTCGGACCCGCCGGAGTCGCCGTCTACCGGGTCCTCGCCGTCAAGCGCACCGCGGAGCACACCTTCGTCGCCGTCGACGGCGGCATGAGCGACAACCCCAGGCCCGCGCTGTACGGGGTGCGGTACGCGCCCCGGCTCATCGGCCGCCGCTCCTCCGCCTCTCCCCGCCTCGTCACCGTCGTGGGCCGGCACTGCGAGGCGGGCGACGTCCTCGCGGGCGAGGTGGCGCTCCCCGGCGACGTACGCCCCGGCGATCTCCTCGCCGTCCCGGCGGCCGGGGCGTACCACCTGTCCATGGCCTCCGGTTACAACCTGGTCGGCCGTCCTCCGGTCGTCGCGGTGTCCGACGGCATGGCACGCGTTCTCGTACGCCGTGAATCGCTGGACGACATGAGCCGTCGGGACATCGGCCTGTAG
- a CDS encoding SAV_915 family protein encodes MSPVDHSEDPEPSERVPAGLLYVPVRSGPTGCTARFFRTPLGGRTAVGFTSAAKLTATLGTDQACIRLSEPALRALAAPLGVTALTVDPPLSPPAADRTAAAVRERENSWRRWHPQHVGALRATGAAAVVACLNLLVG; translated from the coding sequence ATGTCTCCAGTCGACCATTCCGAGGACCCCGAGCCTTCTGAACGCGTCCCGGCCGGACTTCTCTACGTCCCTGTCCGGTCGGGGCCCACGGGCTGCACGGCCCGGTTCTTCCGCACTCCCCTGGGCGGCCGTACGGCCGTCGGATTCACCTCGGCGGCGAAGCTCACCGCCACTCTGGGCACGGACCAGGCCTGCATCAGGCTCTCCGAACCCGCGCTGCGCGCGCTCGCCGCGCCTCTGGGCGTCACGGCCCTCACCGTCGACCCGCCGCTCTCCCCGCCCGCGGCGGACCGCACCGCTGCGGCGGTCCGTGAGCGCGAGAACTCCTGGCGCCGCTGGCATCCCCAGCACGTCGGCGCCCTGCGGGCGACAGGCGCCGCCGCTGTCGTCGCGTGTCTGAACCTGCTGGTCGGCTGA
- a CDS encoding class F sortase: MAARLSSLVESEPVPPKHTFRRAVTWTVWSVVLLALAVNLLGGPGKASDDSPAPGSATAHPQSAMGSSGRHLPRSKPTRLLIPKISVDAPFTTLSIGSSGKLNPPPADDTNLVGWYADGASPGEAGTAIIAGHVDTATSAAVFAGLSELEKGDKFKVKRADGRTASFVVDSVETFEKDEFPDKRVYADTPDAQVRLITCAGDYDHDAKDYTENLVVFAHLK, encoded by the coding sequence ATGGCAGCCCGGTTGTCCTCCCTCGTCGAGTCCGAACCCGTGCCGCCCAAGCACACCTTCCGCCGCGCCGTGACCTGGACCGTGTGGTCCGTCGTACTCCTGGCCCTCGCGGTGAACCTGTTGGGCGGCCCCGGCAAAGCGTCCGACGATTCCCCTGCGCCCGGTAGCGCGACGGCGCACCCTCAGTCGGCCATGGGGTCGAGCGGAAGGCATCTGCCGCGGTCCAAGCCGACGCGGCTGCTCATTCCGAAGATCTCCGTGGATGCCCCCTTCACCACCCTCTCCATCGGCTCCTCGGGCAAGCTCAACCCCCCGCCCGCCGACGACACGAACCTGGTCGGCTGGTACGCGGACGGCGCGTCCCCGGGGGAGGCGGGTACCGCGATCATCGCCGGGCACGTCGACACGGCCACGTCCGCCGCCGTGTTCGCGGGCCTCAGCGAGCTGGAGAAGGGGGACAAGTTCAAGGTCAAAAGGGCCGACGGCCGCACGGCCTCGTTCGTGGTCGACAGCGTCGAGACCTTCGAGAAGGACGAATTCCCCGACAAGCGCGTGTACGCCGACACCCCCGACGCCCAGGTCCGGCTGATCACCTGCGCCGGTGACTACGACCACGACGCGAAGGACTACACCGAGAACCTGGTGGTCTTCGCCCACCTCAAGTGA